The following are encoded in a window of Parambassis ranga chromosome 15, fParRan2.1, whole genome shotgun sequence genomic DNA:
- the kif20ba gene encoding kinesin-like protein KIF20B isoform X1, translating to MTATPAEDKISLEVEANTKFSVWVSFCEIYKENIHDLLEVVPSGAMRRTALRLSQDVKGNAFVKDLRWVQVNSAEEAYKVMKLGKKNQSFSATKLNHLSSRSHSIFSIRILRIEDGGTPRVCAVSELCLCDLAGSERCAKTQNKGERLKEAGNINTSLLILGKCINALRHNQQAKLLQHIPFRESKLTHYLQGFFCGRGKACMIVNINQCASMYDETLNVLKFSAVAQKVVILSSRPQMSTSEFSFTLSNADRRVRRTSSLIGWESSLGDVQEDDGEEDMSLMEDTMNQTGNEEDTFLISKKRQVAVLQQLRVQLKNERAENMLMEAQIREEISREFSELFSEMQNDYSERLARERDILEERAERRLEIFKNLIDKMDTSGQGQHTQAMEKCLDSFPTEFSVSKNFTEADHTCPNPVRGRPPAEGNDAGGGLEMNTEKQTPEDQLAHKSNGETIVVEEEEMKSLLCKLQEKSLEVAQLKKHMDDLQKMVELPSQSHSLLMDKRSSHEREVLQEALAALEKEKKAREDTVAALEYQTNGKEEVLASLEQEKKAREEAIAALVQLKQSKEGMQAMLDAERKDEDKALPQKVRDLTERLKAAEQQEASATKMDEHSKEIQEKSSLVHTLMQEVQRLKQELQTSTVSTGEFDNQLQKEVSELKKNLTDERGKNDSIQSQKLELEHELAEIKQHLSQKQLIFDQQEKQFTEKMNRKEAALVEQIAELRKKLPDQEETRQSLDELRHQLYNQKQASEEVVEKLKAELEEQTQASEKQVEQLNEKLQDQEVSLTQQLEELKNNLREQEATSNKLTDDLRQKLREQEHTAELLKSHLEEAKASVSSTISEAEDLKRLNCDLQNEVASLREKVSNMEESDKSSRNAYAPTLEMETLLKEKDRQVEEKVAELEKASERRGAEMQEKLLEKEALITSLQNSLQKAQEQREDEECQAVQEARHKEVERRRELLAVAHEAIAQKDAELNKKAEEINRLKDIAKQDTEKVKNLSVDLQRKEDDTSDLREKMADYKKQIQQVQKEISTMREEEKVLRQKLTDMEKSKKQLQSDISSRDRTIQQLKVEQSSHAKSDETLQLYQKACEDIEAKDRVMQDMRLALSEQEVTQEEMEQVLEEKLNVIQELSSEVEKLKGMLLDCGKDTQCDSSSDELKLAKEQTAQALESLKTSTEKNQAERRKWLEEKQSLIGQAKEAENKRNQEMRKFAEDRERYIRQQNQLESQLAEKEQTMETWRKDRDTLVSALEVQLKKLLSSQAEKDKLIQQLSHKNTLPPQEDGSFDHRMVDLQADLTEKEAEILRLREELKASKQRDTVSQANTRDNESLTATVAKSKIGVNTRQSQGMEARASVSSQGSAGCPSVLDSSEISTENGRTSRFPRPELEISFSPLQPNRMALRRQGEESTVTVKITRSARKRKSEDMEKSHIFRRSKRRTHKEEVEAENRRNTRTKMMTRLTAHKEESSSPAGRYNSQSSILSKKEGTLQKIGDFLQSSPTLLGTKAKKMMSLVSGRGEVDSAASSSSPSLSQRAKRNKSKRYRPEISSPIDMPSHPIISRKPEEKESDHQIIKRHLRSRKAK from the exons ATGACCGCGACACCTGCTGAGGATAAAATCAGCCTGGAGGTGGAAGCAAACACTAAGTTCTCTGTGTGGGTTTCTTTTTGTGAAATCTACAAAGAAAACATTCACGACCTGCTGGAGGTGGTACCCAGTGGGGCCATGAGAAGGACAGCCCTCCGTCTGTCACAAGACGTCAAGGGCAATGCCTTCGTTAAAG ATCTACGTTGGGTGCAGGTAAATAGTGCAGAAGAGGCTTACAAAGTCATGAAGCTCGGCAAGAAGAACCAGAGCTTCTCTGCCACCAAACTCAACCATCTCTCCAGCAGGAG TCACAGTATTTTCTCGATTCGAATTTTGAGGATTGAGGATGGTGGGACTCCAAGAGTTTGTGCAGTCAGCGA actgtgtttgtgtgacctgGCTGGTTCCGAGCGCTGTGCCAAGACTCAGAACAAAGGAGAGCGCCTGAAAGAAGCTGgaaacatcaacacatcactgCTCATTCTTGGAAAATGCATCAATGCACTACGGCACAATCAGCAAGCCAA GCTGCTTCAGCACATTCCCTTCAGGGAGAGCAAACTGACTCATTACCTGCAGGGCTTTTTCTGTGGTCGAGGCAAAGCCTGCATGATTGTCAACATCAATCAGTGTGCCTCCATGTATGATGAGACACTCAACGTCCTTAAATTCTCTGCTGTGGCACAAAAG GTGGTGATTCTGTCCTCCAGGCCCCAGATGTCCACCAGTGAGTTTTCCTTCACTCTCAGCAATGCTGACAGGAGGGTTCGCAGGACGAGCTCCCTGATAGGCTGGGAGAGCAGCCTGGGGGATGTACAG GAGGATGATGGTGAGGAAGATATGAGCCTGATGGAAGACACCATGAATCAGACTGGCAATGAAGAAGATACATTTCTCATCTCTAAAAAG AGGCAGGTGGCAGTGCTGCAACAGCTGCGGGTGCAGTTAAAGAACGAGAGAGCTGAGAACATGCTTATGGAGGCACAAATCAGAGAGGAAATCAGCAGGGAGTTCTCAGAGCTCTTCTCTGAGATGCAGAATGACTACAG TGAGCGCCTGGCAAGGGAGAGGGACATCTTGGAGGAGCGAGCTGAACGGAGGCTGGAGATTTTCAAGAATCTAATAGACAAAATGGACACTTCTGGACAAGGTCAACACACACAAGCCATG GAAAAATGTCTGGACTCCTTCCCCACTGAATTTTCAGTCAGCAAGAATTTCACAGAGGCTGATCATACATGTCCAAATCCTGTCCGTGGAAGGCCACCAGCAGAAGGAAATGATGCTGGAGGGGGGTTGGAAATGAATACAGAGAAGCAAACACCCGAAGACCAGCTGGCTCACAAGTCCAATG GTGAAACCATTGTggtagaggaagaggaaatgaagagTCTTCTCTGCAAGCTCCAGGAGAAGTCTTTAGAGGTAGCCCAGTTGAAGAAACATATGGACGACCTGCAGAAGATGGTAGAGTTGCCATCACAGAGTCACTCCTTGCTTATGGATAAGAGGAGCTCACATGAGAGAGAAGTGCTGCAG GAAGCTTTAGCTGCCCttgagaaggagaagaaagccAGAGAGGATACTGTTGCTGCTTTGGAGTATCAGACGAATGGAAAAGAGGAGGTGCTGGCATCCTTagagcaggagaagaaggcAAGGGAGGAGGCCATTGCCGCACTTGTGCAGCTAAAGCAAAGTAAGGAAGGGATGCAGGCAATGCTTGACGCTGAGAGGAAAGATGAGGATAAAGCACTTCCACAAAAAGTCAGAGACCTGACTGAAAGACTGAAGGCAGCAGAACAGCAG GAGGCCAGTGCGACCAAGATGGATGAACACTCGAAGGAGATTCAGGAGAAATCTTCCCTGGTCCACACCCTGATGCAGGAAGTTCAAAGACTGAAACAGGAGCTGCAGACCTCCACTGTATCAACTGGCGAGTTTGATAATCAGCTACAAAAGGAAGTATCAGAGCTGAAGAAGAATCTGACTGATGAAAGGGGGAAAAATGACAGCATTCAAAGTCaaaagctggagctggagcatGAGCTAGCAGAGATAAAACAACATTTGTCACAAAAACAGCTAATCTTTGACCAGCAGGAGAAACAGTTCACTGAGAAGATGAATCGGAAAGAAGCAGCTTTGGTAGAACAAATTGCAGAGCTGCGAAAGAAGCTTCCAGACCAAGAAGAGACACGCCAGTCTCTCGACGAGCTCAGGCACCAGCTTTATAACCAAAAACAAGCATCCGAAGAGGTCGTAGAGAAGCTGAAAGCAGAACTTGAGGAGCAAACGCAAGCCTCAGAAAAGCAGGTGGAGCAGCTCAACGAGAAGCTGCAAGACCAGGAAGTGTCATTAACACAGCAGCTGGAAGAGTTGAAGAACAATTTGAGAGAACAAGAAGCAACATCCAACAAACTTACAGATGACCTCAGACAAAAGCTAAGAGAGCAGGAGCACACTGCAGAGCTGCTCAAGTCGCATCTAGAAGAAGCTAAAGCTTCAGTCAGTTCCACGATTTCTGAGGCTGAAGATCTCAAGAGGCTAAACTGTGATCTTCAGAATGAGGTCGCATCTCTGAGGGAAAAAGTCTCCAACATGGAAGAAAGCGATAAGTCTTCCAGAAACGCCTATGCACCAACTTTAGAGATGGAGACATTGTTAAAGGAAAAAGATAGGCAGGTGGAAGAAAAAGTAGCAGAGCTTGAGAAGGCATCTGAAAGGAGAGGGGCAGAGATGCAGGAAAAACTGCTGGAGAAGGAGGCACTGATCACATCTTTGCAAAACAGTTTGCAGAAGGCACAGGAGCAGCGGGAAGACGAGGAATGCCAAGCAGTCCAGGAGGCCCGACACAAGGAGGTGGAAAGACGCAGGGAGCTGCTCGCTGTTGCACATGAGGCCATTGCTCAAAAGGACGCAGAGCTGAACAAGAAAGCTGAGGAGATCAACAG ACTAAAGGACATTGCCAAACAGGACACAGAGAAAGTCAAGAACCTCAGTGTCGACCTTCAGAGGAAAGAGGACGACACCTCAGACCTCAGAGAGAAAATGGCTGATTACAAAAAGCAGATCCAGCAGGTCCAAAAAGAG ATTTCTACaatgagagaagaggaaaaggtGTTGAGGCAGAAGCTCACAGACATGGAGAAATCCAAAAAGCAGCTTCAGTCTGACATTAGCAGCAGGGATAGAACTATCCAGCAACTTAAAGTG GAACAATCATCGCATGCAAAGTCTGACGAGACACTCCAGCTCTACCAGAAGGCCTGTGAAG ACATTGAAGCGAAGGATCGTGTGATGCAGGACATGCGCTTGGCTCTCTCGGAACAGGAGGTCACACAGGAGGAGATGGAACAAGTCCTGGAGGAGAAACTCAACGTGATTCAGGAGCTCTCCAGTG AGGTGGAAAAATTGAAAGGGATGTTGTTGGACTGTGGGaaagacacacagtgtgacagctctTCAGATGAACTAAAACTGGCCAAAGAGCAAACTGCTCAAGCTCTTGAAAGCTTAAAG ACATCTACAGAGAAAAACCAAGCAGAACGCAGGAAGTGGCTTGAGGAGAAACAATCCCTGATTGGCCAAGCTAAAGAGGCTGAAAACAAGCGGAACCAGGAAATGAGAAAGTTTGCAGAGGACCGAGAACGCTATATCCGACAGCAGAACCAGTTG gagtCCCAGCTGGCAGAAAAGGAGCAGACCATGGAAACATGGAGAAAGGACAGAGACACTCTGGTGTCAGCCTTGGAGGTCCAGCTAAAGAAGCTTCTCTCCAGCCaagcagagaaagacaaactCATCCAGCAACTAAGCCACAAGAACACACTGCCACCACAAGAG GATGGTAGTTTCGATCACAGGATGGTAGATCTGCAGGCTGATCTGACAGAAAAGGAGGCAGAAATCCTGAGACTGAGGGAAGAGCTAAAAGCTTCCAAACAGAGGGACACTGTCTCACAG GCTAACACCAGAGACAATGAGAGCCTTACTGCTACCGTAGCAAAATCCAAGATTGGAGTCAATACCAGGCAATCACAAGGGATGGAAGCCAGAGCGTCTGTCAGCAGTCAG GGCTCAGCTGGCTGCCCCTCAGTCCTGGACTCCTCTGAGATTTCAACAGAGAATGGCAGAACGAGCCGCTTTCCTCGCCCAGAACTGGAGATCTCTTTCAGCCCTCTGCAGCCTAACCGCATGGCCCTGCGGCGCCAGGGAGAGGAGAGCACCGTCACTGTCAAAATCACTCGCTCAGCACGCAAAAGGAAGAGTGAAGACATGGAGAAG TCTCACATTTTCAGGAGGAGTAAACGGAGAACACATAAG gaAGAAGTGGAGGCAGAGAACAGACGGAACACAAGAACTAAAATGATGACGAGGCTGACCGCGCACAAAGAGGAG AGCTCCTCTCCAGCGGGTCGCTATAACTCCCAGAGCAGCATCCTCAGCAAGAAGGAAGGAACGCTGCAGAAAATTGGAGACTTCCTGCAGAGCTCCCCCACGCTGCTCGGCACTAAAG ccaaGAAGATGATGAGTCTTGTAAGTGGTCGGGGTGAAGTTGACAgcgcagcctcctcttcctcaccatcCCTCAGCCAGAGAGCCAAAAGGAACAAAAGTAAACGCTACAGGCCTGAAATCTCCTCTCCTATAGATATGCCGTCTCACCCA ATCATCAGCAGAAAgccagaggagaaggagagcgaCCATCAGATCATTAAGCGGCACCTTCGCTCCAGGAAGGCCAAATAA
- the kif20ba gene encoding kinesin-like protein KIF20B isoform X2 — MTATPAEDKISLEVEANTKFSVWVSFCEIYKENIHDLLEVVPSGAMRRTALRLSQDVKGNAFVKDLRWVQVNSAEEAYKVMKLGKKNQSFSATKLNHLSSRSHSIFSIRILRIEDGGTPRVCAVSELCLCDLAGSERCAKTQNKGERLKEAGNINTSLLILGKCINALRHNQQAKLLQHIPFRESKLTHYLQGFFCGRGKACMIVNINQCASMYDETLNVLKFSAVAQKVVILSSRPQMSTSEFSFTLSNADRRVRRTSSLIGWESSLGDVQEDDGEEDMSLMEDTMNQTGNEEDTFLISKKVYQRQVAVLQQLRVQLKNERAENMLMEAQIREEISREFSELFSEMQNDYSERLARERDILEERAERRLEIFKNLIDKMDTSGQGQHTQAMEKCLDSFPTEFSVSKNFTEADHTCPNPVRGRPPAEGNDAGGGLEMNTEKQTPEDQLAHKSNGETIVVEEEEMKSLLCKLQEKSLEVAQLKKHMDDLQKMVELPSQSHSLLMDKRSSHEREVLQEALAALEKEKKAREDTVAALEYQTNGKEEVLASLEQEKKAREEAIAALVQLKQSKEGMQAMLDAERKDEDKALPQKVRDLTERLKAAEQQEASATKMDEHSKEIQEKSSLVHTLMQEVQRLKQELQTSTVSTGEFDNQLQKEVSELKKNLTDERGKNDSIQSQKLELEHELAEIKQHLSQKQLIFDQQEKQFTEKMNRKEAALVEQIAELRKKLPDQEETRQSLDELRHQLYNQKQASEEVVEKLKAELEEQTQASEKQVEQLNEKLQDQEVSLTQQLEELKNNLREQEATSNKLTDDLRQKLREQEHTAELLKSHLEEAKASVSSTISEAEDLKRLNCDLQNEVASLREKVSNMEESDKSSRNAYAPTLEMETLLKEKDRQVEEKVAELEKASERRGAEMQEKLLEKEALITSLQNSLQKAQEQREDEECQAVQEARHKEVERRRELLAVAHEAIAQKDAELNKKAEEINRLKDIAKQDTEKVKNLSVDLQRKEDDTSDLREKMADYKKQIQQVQKEISTMREEEKVLRQKLTDMEKSKKQLQSDISSRDRTIQQLKVEQSSHAKSDETLQLYQKACEDIEAKDRVMQDMRLALSEQEVTQEEMEQVLEEKLNVIQELSSEVEKLKGMLLDCGKDTQCDSSSDELKLAKEQTAQALESLKTSTEKNQAERRKWLEEKQSLIGQAKEAENKRNQEMRKFAEDRERYIRQQNQLESQLAEKEQTMETWRKDRDTLVSALEVQLKKLLSSQAEKDKLIQQLSHKNTLPPQEDGSFDHRMVDLQADLTEKEAEILRLREELKASKQRDTVSQANTRDNESLTATVAKSKIGVNTRQSQGMEARASVSSQGSAGCPSVLDSSEISTENGRTSRFPRPELEISFSPLQPNRMALRRQGEESTVTVKITRSARKRKSEDMEKEEVEAENRRNTRTKMMTRLTAHKEESSSPAGRYNSQSSILSKKEGTLQKIGDFLQSSPTLLGTKAKKMMSLVSGRGEVDSAASSSSPSLSQRAKRNKSKRYRPEISSPIDMPSHPIISRKPEEKESDHQIIKRHLRSRKAK; from the exons ATGACCGCGACACCTGCTGAGGATAAAATCAGCCTGGAGGTGGAAGCAAACACTAAGTTCTCTGTGTGGGTTTCTTTTTGTGAAATCTACAAAGAAAACATTCACGACCTGCTGGAGGTGGTACCCAGTGGGGCCATGAGAAGGACAGCCCTCCGTCTGTCACAAGACGTCAAGGGCAATGCCTTCGTTAAAG ATCTACGTTGGGTGCAGGTAAATAGTGCAGAAGAGGCTTACAAAGTCATGAAGCTCGGCAAGAAGAACCAGAGCTTCTCTGCCACCAAACTCAACCATCTCTCCAGCAGGAG TCACAGTATTTTCTCGATTCGAATTTTGAGGATTGAGGATGGTGGGACTCCAAGAGTTTGTGCAGTCAGCGA actgtgtttgtgtgacctgGCTGGTTCCGAGCGCTGTGCCAAGACTCAGAACAAAGGAGAGCGCCTGAAAGAAGCTGgaaacatcaacacatcactgCTCATTCTTGGAAAATGCATCAATGCACTACGGCACAATCAGCAAGCCAA GCTGCTTCAGCACATTCCCTTCAGGGAGAGCAAACTGACTCATTACCTGCAGGGCTTTTTCTGTGGTCGAGGCAAAGCCTGCATGATTGTCAACATCAATCAGTGTGCCTCCATGTATGATGAGACACTCAACGTCCTTAAATTCTCTGCTGTGGCACAAAAG GTGGTGATTCTGTCCTCCAGGCCCCAGATGTCCACCAGTGAGTTTTCCTTCACTCTCAGCAATGCTGACAGGAGGGTTCGCAGGACGAGCTCCCTGATAGGCTGGGAGAGCAGCCTGGGGGATGTACAG GAGGATGATGGTGAGGAAGATATGAGCCTGATGGAAGACACCATGAATCAGACTGGCAATGAAGAAGATACATTTCTCATCTCTAAAAAGGTGTACCAG AGGCAGGTGGCAGTGCTGCAACAGCTGCGGGTGCAGTTAAAGAACGAGAGAGCTGAGAACATGCTTATGGAGGCACAAATCAGAGAGGAAATCAGCAGGGAGTTCTCAGAGCTCTTCTCTGAGATGCAGAATGACTACAG TGAGCGCCTGGCAAGGGAGAGGGACATCTTGGAGGAGCGAGCTGAACGGAGGCTGGAGATTTTCAAGAATCTAATAGACAAAATGGACACTTCTGGACAAGGTCAACACACACAAGCCATG GAAAAATGTCTGGACTCCTTCCCCACTGAATTTTCAGTCAGCAAGAATTTCACAGAGGCTGATCATACATGTCCAAATCCTGTCCGTGGAAGGCCACCAGCAGAAGGAAATGATGCTGGAGGGGGGTTGGAAATGAATACAGAGAAGCAAACACCCGAAGACCAGCTGGCTCACAAGTCCAATG GTGAAACCATTGTggtagaggaagaggaaatgaagagTCTTCTCTGCAAGCTCCAGGAGAAGTCTTTAGAGGTAGCCCAGTTGAAGAAACATATGGACGACCTGCAGAAGATGGTAGAGTTGCCATCACAGAGTCACTCCTTGCTTATGGATAAGAGGAGCTCACATGAGAGAGAAGTGCTGCAG GAAGCTTTAGCTGCCCttgagaaggagaagaaagccAGAGAGGATACTGTTGCTGCTTTGGAGTATCAGACGAATGGAAAAGAGGAGGTGCTGGCATCCTTagagcaggagaagaaggcAAGGGAGGAGGCCATTGCCGCACTTGTGCAGCTAAAGCAAAGTAAGGAAGGGATGCAGGCAATGCTTGACGCTGAGAGGAAAGATGAGGATAAAGCACTTCCACAAAAAGTCAGAGACCTGACTGAAAGACTGAAGGCAGCAGAACAGCAG GAGGCCAGTGCGACCAAGATGGATGAACACTCGAAGGAGATTCAGGAGAAATCTTCCCTGGTCCACACCCTGATGCAGGAAGTTCAAAGACTGAAACAGGAGCTGCAGACCTCCACTGTATCAACTGGCGAGTTTGATAATCAGCTACAAAAGGAAGTATCAGAGCTGAAGAAGAATCTGACTGATGAAAGGGGGAAAAATGACAGCATTCAAAGTCaaaagctggagctggagcatGAGCTAGCAGAGATAAAACAACATTTGTCACAAAAACAGCTAATCTTTGACCAGCAGGAGAAACAGTTCACTGAGAAGATGAATCGGAAAGAAGCAGCTTTGGTAGAACAAATTGCAGAGCTGCGAAAGAAGCTTCCAGACCAAGAAGAGACACGCCAGTCTCTCGACGAGCTCAGGCACCAGCTTTATAACCAAAAACAAGCATCCGAAGAGGTCGTAGAGAAGCTGAAAGCAGAACTTGAGGAGCAAACGCAAGCCTCAGAAAAGCAGGTGGAGCAGCTCAACGAGAAGCTGCAAGACCAGGAAGTGTCATTAACACAGCAGCTGGAAGAGTTGAAGAACAATTTGAGAGAACAAGAAGCAACATCCAACAAACTTACAGATGACCTCAGACAAAAGCTAAGAGAGCAGGAGCACACTGCAGAGCTGCTCAAGTCGCATCTAGAAGAAGCTAAAGCTTCAGTCAGTTCCACGATTTCTGAGGCTGAAGATCTCAAGAGGCTAAACTGTGATCTTCAGAATGAGGTCGCATCTCTGAGGGAAAAAGTCTCCAACATGGAAGAAAGCGATAAGTCTTCCAGAAACGCCTATGCACCAACTTTAGAGATGGAGACATTGTTAAAGGAAAAAGATAGGCAGGTGGAAGAAAAAGTAGCAGAGCTTGAGAAGGCATCTGAAAGGAGAGGGGCAGAGATGCAGGAAAAACTGCTGGAGAAGGAGGCACTGATCACATCTTTGCAAAACAGTTTGCAGAAGGCACAGGAGCAGCGGGAAGACGAGGAATGCCAAGCAGTCCAGGAGGCCCGACACAAGGAGGTGGAAAGACGCAGGGAGCTGCTCGCTGTTGCACATGAGGCCATTGCTCAAAAGGACGCAGAGCTGAACAAGAAAGCTGAGGAGATCAACAG ACTAAAGGACATTGCCAAACAGGACACAGAGAAAGTCAAGAACCTCAGTGTCGACCTTCAGAGGAAAGAGGACGACACCTCAGACCTCAGAGAGAAAATGGCTGATTACAAAAAGCAGATCCAGCAGGTCCAAAAAGAG ATTTCTACaatgagagaagaggaaaaggtGTTGAGGCAGAAGCTCACAGACATGGAGAAATCCAAAAAGCAGCTTCAGTCTGACATTAGCAGCAGGGATAGAACTATCCAGCAACTTAAAGTG GAACAATCATCGCATGCAAAGTCTGACGAGACACTCCAGCTCTACCAGAAGGCCTGTGAAG ACATTGAAGCGAAGGATCGTGTGATGCAGGACATGCGCTTGGCTCTCTCGGAACAGGAGGTCACACAGGAGGAGATGGAACAAGTCCTGGAGGAGAAACTCAACGTGATTCAGGAGCTCTCCAGTG AGGTGGAAAAATTGAAAGGGATGTTGTTGGACTGTGGGaaagacacacagtgtgacagctctTCAGATGAACTAAAACTGGCCAAAGAGCAAACTGCTCAAGCTCTTGAAAGCTTAAAG ACATCTACAGAGAAAAACCAAGCAGAACGCAGGAAGTGGCTTGAGGAGAAACAATCCCTGATTGGCCAAGCTAAAGAGGCTGAAAACAAGCGGAACCAGGAAATGAGAAAGTTTGCAGAGGACCGAGAACGCTATATCCGACAGCAGAACCAGTTG gagtCCCAGCTGGCAGAAAAGGAGCAGACCATGGAAACATGGAGAAAGGACAGAGACACTCTGGTGTCAGCCTTGGAGGTCCAGCTAAAGAAGCTTCTCTCCAGCCaagcagagaaagacaaactCATCCAGCAACTAAGCCACAAGAACACACTGCCACCACAAGAG GATGGTAGTTTCGATCACAGGATGGTAGATCTGCAGGCTGATCTGACAGAAAAGGAGGCAGAAATCCTGAGACTGAGGGAAGAGCTAAAAGCTTCCAAACAGAGGGACACTGTCTCACAG GCTAACACCAGAGACAATGAGAGCCTTACTGCTACCGTAGCAAAATCCAAGATTGGAGTCAATACCAGGCAATCACAAGGGATGGAAGCCAGAGCGTCTGTCAGCAGTCAG GGCTCAGCTGGCTGCCCCTCAGTCCTGGACTCCTCTGAGATTTCAACAGAGAATGGCAGAACGAGCCGCTTTCCTCGCCCAGAACTGGAGATCTCTTTCAGCCCTCTGCAGCCTAACCGCATGGCCCTGCGGCGCCAGGGAGAGGAGAGCACCGTCACTGTCAAAATCACTCGCTCAGCACGCAAAAGGAAGAGTGAAGACATGGAGAAG gaAGAAGTGGAGGCAGAGAACAGACGGAACACAAGAACTAAAATGATGACGAGGCTGACCGCGCACAAAGAGGAG AGCTCCTCTCCAGCGGGTCGCTATAACTCCCAGAGCAGCATCCTCAGCAAGAAGGAAGGAACGCTGCAGAAAATTGGAGACTTCCTGCAGAGCTCCCCCACGCTGCTCGGCACTAAAG ccaaGAAGATGATGAGTCTTGTAAGTGGTCGGGGTGAAGTTGACAgcgcagcctcctcttcctcaccatcCCTCAGCCAGAGAGCCAAAAGGAACAAAAGTAAACGCTACAGGCCTGAAATCTCCTCTCCTATAGATATGCCGTCTCACCCA ATCATCAGCAGAAAgccagaggagaaggagagcgaCCATCAGATCATTAAGCGGCACCTTCGCTCCAGGAAGGCCAAATAA